From Novosphingobium resinovorum, the proteins below share one genomic window:
- a CDS encoding MerR family transcriptional regulator — MALTISQLAHAGGVGVETVRFYQRKGLLHDPRPASTGGAKGQRHYGEEDVRRLRFVRAAKDAGFILDEIAELLGLDAGDDRARARTMAQARIAHLDEEIARLERARNALRKLERECAGSDTGPCPIIAAFEEGECCR; from the coding sequence GTGGCCCTGACGATTTCCCAACTCGCCCATGCCGGAGGTGTCGGTGTCGAGACCGTGCGCTTCTATCAGCGCAAGGGCCTCCTCCACGACCCGCGCCCAGCCAGTACCGGGGGGGCGAAAGGCCAGCGGCATTACGGCGAGGAGGACGTGCGGCGCCTGCGCTTCGTGAGGGCGGCGAAGGATGCCGGGTTCATCCTCGACGAGATTGCCGAATTGCTCGGCCTCGATGCGGGCGACGACCGGGCGCGGGCGCGAACGATGGCGCAGGCCCGGATCGCGCATCTGGATGAGGAGATCGCCCGGCTCGAACGGGCGCGAAACGCCTTGCGCAAGCTGGAGCGGGAATGCGCCGGAAGCGACACCGGACCATGCCCGATCATCGCGGCGTTCGAGGAGGGGGAGTGCTGCCGTTAA
- the ychF gene encoding redox-regulated ATPase YchF, whose amino-acid sequence MGFRCGIVGLPNVGKSTLFNALTETQAAQAANYPFCTIEPNVGQVGVPDPRLDALAEIAGSAKIIPTQLSFVDIAGLVRGASKGEGLGNQFLGNIREVDAIIHVLRCFENDDIQHVDNKVDPIADADTVETELLLSDLESLEKRVPAAQKKATQGDKEAKIVASVLGQALDLLRDGKPARLTQPKDEDEARVFAQAQLITAKPVLYVCNVEEEAAAEGNAFSARVFEKAKAEGASAVIVSAAIEAELTGMDMEDRMVFLEEMGLAEAGLARIIRAGYELLELLTFFTVGPKEARAWTVHKGAKAPEAAGTIHSDMQRGFIRAETIAYPDFIACKGEAGAKEAGKFRQEGKEYVVADGDVMHFRFNV is encoded by the coding sequence GGCGCAGGCGGCCAACTATCCGTTCTGCACGATCGAGCCCAACGTCGGGCAGGTCGGCGTGCCCGACCCGCGCCTCGATGCGCTGGCGGAAATCGCGGGTTCGGCCAAGATCATCCCGACGCAGCTGTCGTTCGTGGACATCGCCGGCCTCGTGCGCGGCGCGTCCAAGGGTGAAGGCCTCGGCAACCAGTTCCTCGGCAACATCCGCGAAGTCGACGCGATCATCCACGTCCTGCGCTGCTTCGAGAACGACGATATCCAGCACGTCGACAACAAGGTCGATCCCATCGCCGACGCGGACACCGTCGAGACCGAACTGCTGCTTTCCGACCTCGAAAGCCTCGAGAAGCGCGTTCCCGCTGCCCAGAAGAAGGCGACGCAGGGCGACAAGGAGGCCAAGATCGTGGCGTCTGTGCTCGGCCAGGCACTCGACCTGCTGCGCGACGGTAAGCCCGCCCGCCTGACGCAGCCCAAGGACGAGGACGAAGCGCGCGTCTTCGCGCAGGCACAGCTGATCACCGCCAAGCCGGTGCTCTACGTCTGCAACGTCGAGGAAGAAGCCGCCGCCGAGGGCAATGCCTTCTCCGCGCGGGTATTCGAGAAGGCCAAGGCCGAAGGCGCCAGCGCCGTCATCGTCTCGGCCGCGATCGAGGCGGAACTGACCGGCATGGACATGGAGGACCGCATGGTGTTCCTCGAGGAAATGGGCCTTGCCGAAGCCGGTCTCGCGCGCATCATCCGCGCAGGTTACGAACTGCTCGAACTGCTGACGTTCTTCACCGTCGGCCCCAAGGAAGCGCGCGCCTGGACCGTGCACAAGGGCGCCAAGGCCCCCGAGGCTGCGGGCACCATCCACTCCGACATGCAGCGCGGCTTCATCCGCGCCGAAACCATCGCTTATCCCGACTTCATCGCCTGCAAGGGCGAGGCGGGCGCCAAGGAAGCCGGCAAGTTCCGCCAGGAAGGCAAGGAATACGTCGTCGCCGACGGCGACGTGATGCACTTCCGTTTCAACGTCTGA